A region of Heteronotia binoei isolate CCM8104 ecotype False Entrance Well chromosome 2, APGP_CSIRO_Hbin_v1, whole genome shotgun sequence DNA encodes the following proteins:
- the LOC132567789 gene encoding gastrula zinc finger protein XlCGF57.1-like, translating into MAADLEETAVEFQGFSLEKVKTQNAEENYGDGPQRQEENPTGDDQRNKEDEELHHLLRDKIKKEDVRRNVKIQGRLKRQKSHRVKKRDKSIPCQGVDFQEECSECGKRFRQNGHLQSHLRTHTGEKPFECSECGKRFSQSASHQQHQRTHTGEKPFECSECGKRFSDSSSLQQHLRIHTGEKPFECSECGKRFSHSRTLQNHLRIHTGEKPFECSECGKRFRQNGHLQSHLRTHTGEKPFECSECGKRFRRSGILQVHQRTHTGEKPFECSECGKRFSHSGNLQQHQSTHTEEKPFQCSECEKRFSHSRTLQNHLRTHTMEKPFKCSKCGERFRHSSSLQCHLRIHKGEKPFDCSQCGKRFSDSSSLQQHLRIHTGEKPFECSQCGKRFSHSRTLQNHLRIHTGEKPFECLECGKRFRQNGHLQSHLRTHTGDKPFECSECGKRFSQSSSLQQHQRTHTGEKPFKCSECGKRFSRSGRLHSHLRTHTGEKPFECSECGKRFRQNGHLQSHRRMHTGEKPFECSECGKRFRDSSSLQRHLRIHTGEKSFECSDCGKIFSRSGYLQQHQRTHTG; encoded by the exons CAGCAGATCTAGAAGAGACAGCTGTGGAATTCCAGGGGTTCTCTTTGGAAAAAGTCAAGACTCAAAATGCTGAAGAAAACTATGGAGATGGACCACAGAGGCAAGAGGAAAACCCCACAG GGGATGATCAGAGGAATAAGGAGGATGAGGAACTGCATCATCTATTGCGTGATAAAATCAAGAAAGAAGATGTGAGAAGAAATGTCAAGATTCAAGGCAGGCTGAAGAGGCAGAAAAGTCACAGAGTGAAGAAGAGGGATAAATCCATTCCTTGCCAGGGGGTGGATTTCCAAGAA gaatgctcagagtgtgggaagaggttccgtcagaatggccatcttcaaagtcatctcagaactcatacaggggagaagccttttgaatgctcagagtgtgggaagagattcagtcagagtgccagtcatcaacagcatcaaagaacccacacaggggagaagccttttgaatgctcagagtgtgggaagagattcagcgacagtagcagtcttcaacaaCATCtaagaatccatacaggggagaagccttttgagtgctcagagtgtgggaagagatttagtcacAGTAGAACTCTTCAAAATCATCtcagaatccacacaggggagaagccttttgaatgctcagagtgtgggaagagattccgtcagaatggccatcttcaaagtcatctcagaactcacacaggggagaagccttttgaatgctcagagtgtgggaagagattccgtCGGAGTGGCATTCTTCaagtgcatcaaagaacccacacaggggagaagccttttgaatgctcagagtgtgggaagagattcagtcacagtggcaatcttcaacagcatcaaagtaCCCATACAGAGGAGAAGCCTtttcagtgctcagagtgtgagaagagattcagtcacagtagaaCTCTTCAAAATCATCTCAGAACCCACACAAtggagaagccttttaaatgctccaAGTGTGGGGAAAGATTCAGacacagtagcagtcttcagtGTCATTTAAGAATCCAcaaaggggagaagccttttgattgctcacagtgtgggaagagattcagcgacagtagcagtcttcaacaaCATCtaagaatccatacaggggagaagccttttgagtgctcacagtgtgggaagagattcagtcacagtagaaCTCTTCAAAATCATCtcagaatccacacaggggagaagccttttgaatgcttagagtgtgggaagagattccgtcagaatggccatcttcaaagtcatctcagaactcacacaggggataagccttttgaatgctcagagtgtgggaagagattcagtcagagttccagtcttcaacagcatcaaagaacccacacaggggagaagccttttaagtgctcagagtgtgggaagagattcagtcgcagtGGCCGTCTACACAGTCAtctcagaacccacacaggggagaagccttttgaatgctcagagtgtgggaagagattccgtcagaatggccatcttcaaagtcatcgaagaatgcacacaggggagaagccttttgaatgctcagagtgtgggaagagattccgtgacagtagcagtcttcaaagacatctaagaatccatacaggggagaagtcttttgaatgctcagactgtgggaagaTATTCAGTCGAAGTGGCTATCTTCAACAACATCAGCGAACCCACACAGggtag